One genomic window of Haliotis asinina isolate JCU_RB_2024 chromosome 4, JCU_Hal_asi_v2, whole genome shotgun sequence includes the following:
- the LOC137280717 gene encoding C-C chemokine receptor type 2-like has translation MDTSSSIVGASNESKSYGTAVEDDPVYQTVLHLQTWTLPVVFSIGLIGNILAARTFLSPSLRQTSCCLYLATKSINDLVFLISLFVVWLYRLDVRVFKTVGVCQATVFMSYITGFLSVWYVVFITWENFIRVSFPSRVTSLCSVKRAKYTIVLMITIAVGMYSFSLWTTGLISSHNNNSSCLVLEKYQTLLVAMTCVDSILTLVIPLVIMVFLNIAISVSAINAHERRKRLFQSVQMTSTSRRKETPAMEVKVSKLLFAVSLIFILFHTPSHVIRIKMMLLGLYGASPSVNDGVLHRIFELVYYMNFSVHCAVYLIFGDNFRIVFKRMFCSWCYETEAVQDNTFNPYSQRGSEGEAILE, from the coding sequence ATGGATACGAGTAGCAGTATTGTTGGTGCCAGCAACGAATCCAAATCTTATGGCACGGCTGTGGAAGATGACCCCGTCTACCAAACCGTACTTCACCTACAGACATGGACACTTCCTGTTGTATTTTCTATCGGACTTATTGGGAATATTCTGGCTGCGAGAACATTCCTGAGTCCAAGCCTCAGGCAGACATCATGCTGTTTGTATTTAGCAACAAAATCTATCAACGATTTGGTGTTCCTGATCTCTTTGTTCGTGGTCTGGTTATATCGCCTGGATGTTCGAGTGTTTAAGACAGTTGGGGTGTGTCAAGCAACAGTCTTCATGTCGTATATCACTGGTTTCCTATCTGTGTGGTATGTTGTGTTTATCACTTGGGAAAATTTCATCAGGGTATCATTTCCTAGTCGCGTCACTAGTTTGTGTAGTGTCAAACGTGCAAAATACACCATTGTTCTAATGATCACCATTGCCGTTGGTATGTACAGCTTCAGTCTATGGACGACAGGGCTGATAAGTTCCCATAACAACAATTCAAGTTGCCTTGTACTTGAGAAataccaaactctgctggttgccatgacatgtgtcgactCCATATTAACGCTAGTCATACCGCTTGTTATAATGGTCTTCCTGAACATTGCTATATCAGTTAGTGCCATCAATGCCCACGAGCGCCGTAAGAGGTTGTTTCAAAGCGTTCAGATGACGTCTACGTCCAGAAGAAAAGAAACTCCAGCCATGGAGGTAAAGGTATCCAAGCTCCTGTTTGCAGTTTCGCTCATCTTCATTCTGTTTCATACCCCCAGTCATGTTATCAGAATCAAAATGATGTTGCTAGGTTTATACGGCGCCTCTCCTAGTGTCAATGATGGCGTATTACATCGAATCTTTGAACTGGTTTACTACATGAACTTTTCTGTCCACTGTGCGGTATATCTCATTTTTGGTGACAATTTTAGAATTGTTTTCAAAAGGATGTTTTGTTCGTGGTGTTATGAAACGGAAGCTGTGCAAGATAACACGTTTAACCCATATTCTCAACGTGGTTCTGAAGGAGAAGCCATCTTGGAATAA